The window TCTTAGGTACCCATTGGGTATTCTAGATGATGTTCCAGTCAAAGTAAGTGATTTTGTAGTGCCTACATATTTTGTCATACTTGATATAGATGAGGACCTTAAGGTTTCTATCCTCTTAGGGAGGCCTTTCTTAGCCACCTTCAGAGTTGTAATCAACATCAAAAATCATAGGCTCTCTTTGATGGTTGGCGAAGACAAAAATTGACTTCGATTTATCTAAGGTCACTAATAAATTGCATGTGGATAGTGTTGGATGGCTTGAAAATGATGAAGAAAGAAGCCCTATGATATGATTCGTAGATGATCCATCAAGATGAAACCATGATAGGGGGATGAGTAAAATTGGAAAGTACGTCATTCCGGCATGAGAAAGGATGAACCAAGAGCTTCCTGATGAAGTTGGAAAAAGAGGGGAACATGCACCACTTAAGCTGAAAACTCCAAGCTAAAATTGACAAGGGTCAAGTTTTTGATAAAAACAAACGCTTCTTGGGAGAAAACccaaattctttttcattttattttgagttttttAATTTGTTTGGTCGTTGCAACTGCCACATGCGTGGGGAGGATTTCCACAAGGAACACGACCAATGAACCttaaaaaaagagagaaatataatgtttttaattacaaatatattattcacccctcccctctagcaaCCCAAACTGCTTCTGTAACACCAATAGTTTGCGATATATCAAATGATTGTTGAGTATGAGCAATCAACTGATGACACTATTGAGTGACTAGAGAATTTTTGAGTCGATTCGAAAACTCTATTGTTGATCCAACAGTCGACTAATAAAGTACAATAGTCAACTATTGTGGTCAATGTTTCACTGAAAAAGTTATTTTGCAGGTGCAATATTTGAAATCTAGAAGAACAATCGACTAATGGTGACAAATAACCTTCAAAAATCTATCTAAAGCAATTAATAGAAAGTAAATAAAAGATCACTTATGTAAATTATTGCTACAACTAAtgtaaattattatttatattgaatttcatttttcatttttatatttgtatgtgTTTATAGAATAGGCTTGTAAGAAGTTTTCTGTCTGCGAAAAGTGTCTGAGAAGGAGAAAGTATAGTCGTAATACCGCTAGAACGCTAAGTCATGAAATAGGAATCGAGAGTTCTACATAAAAATGATTTGTAGTGTTTGTGTTGTTTTATTTCTTGAGTTTATTTCCACTATGCATTATTTTATAGACAAGCACGAAAAATGAAAACCGAAGCGAATCGTTATTCACTTCCCCCTCTAACGATGTCAccaattttaacataataatctttaaatggaattaaagcatcataatacaTAACTAACATTTCATGTAAAACATCTAATTTACTTTAAGTTTAGGATATAAAACAAATACAACTAAATAAATATTCTTATAAacaaatatttttctattttaccTTCATTGCTAACATGAATGAGTTTAAAATTCATTTGtaatatattcatttaaaattaaaattatgttatGAAAATTTATTATAACTAAATGAGAAATAGGATAATAAACACAAAATAATTTATtgagttgcatcattaaatatttttagaatttcacaaATATTACTATATATATTTCATtgatgcaaaaataaatatgcattgatatattgaaataaataatttatacttTAATTATAGCGTGTTAGAACATCATGTAAAAAAGTTTTAACCTCATtctattaattttataaaatctaTTTTATTATTTCATTATAATAAGATATAACCATAAATAAGAGACAAAAATTtttattgatttaatttgattttctaaaaattttagtaTGTCTTGAACgggtaaatttaaaatataacatACATAATGAATATAACAAAATAAATCATCCATAACAAATtaacatataaatttaaattcGTCAATACTTCTACTATTAGAACTAAcattataaaataatattaaaaatattttaaaaattaatctatattcttttaaaattaattataataattgaAATATATTATGAGCAGTATGCTTCATCAATGATTCAATTTGCTAATAAACATTTTTGAATCATTCAAAAGTTATTAACCCAATGATAAATCATAATCATATAATTAATAAGTGTAGCTCACAACCATATTAATCCAaaagttataaaaaaattcttctcattaattttttaattgtataaGTGTAGTTGAAAGAACATATTTAGTAGATGAATTAAATGATTGTTAATAAAAATCTTCAAAttgtatttaaatttaaaattaaaagaaaatatttttttaaaaataaatctaattaatgatttttttaaaatctaatactaatatttaaataactttgaattaataccTTCACTAATCAGTTATGTTTACGATCATTCAACTCCAAATTCAATCAAGTGCTTTGTTTTTATATGTTTGAAATTTATAAAAGACTTTACAATATTTATATTTTGCACAAATTTTTCTAAACGAAAgagtaatttttcataaaatatttaataaaataaagtaTCCAAAACCTAGAAGTTCAATACTTTCTTAATTTCGACGATCAAAAATTACTCTAGTTCATCTTCAACAATCCACATTCTGAgtaattatttctttttccttcaaAGTTCATGAACTTCCTTCCATTAGAATTAAAGAATCAAAATTGAAAActaactaaatttcaaaattcaaaaataataaaaaaataataataataaaataaacagcctatttataaaattttaaaaaacaatcAATTAATCATAATCATTataaaaaaatgtcaaaaaaataaaaaaccttaAACAGTTgacataaacaaaaaaaaaatatttgaactaGTTAAAAATGAGCTAGATTTGTAACCAGCTCGTGGTTACCCGTTAACCCGAGTACATATTCAGGCCAGATCCGAACCGGACCTGACTCATGGTCAAGTCTACTAACAACCAAATTGAATATTCAGACACTGAATGAGCAAATATTTAGACTTACACTTGCCTAACAGGCTCACCTGTGCCCGAAACAATCATACATGAGCAACAAGAGTATCACTAACACCCAATGAAAAATGATCAACGAACTTAACGTGTACAACACTACCTCACTTCGTGAAGAATCTTCTGTACTTGCTGGCTCAAATGACCATTCTAACCAGCAAGCTCGAGATGACATGATTTAAGACCCTTCTACGGACTAATCTTGATTAATTGATCATAACCCCTTGATTTTCACAATACATCATGCAACCAAAGTGAAATGACACTAGCTTAGGACCTTCGGATTTGGTATACGAGAAGTTATAGTCATCAATAGCTCTTAGGAAGAGGAGTTCGTAAAATGGGATTGCAACGGTCAAAAATAACCCGTCCTCCACGTCCAACCCTGCTGTGGAAGCGAAAAGCTGGTACAATCAAGCCATCCTCTGAAGGAGGACAAGGCGGAAGCTTTATGCCTACAGCTGCAAGCCTGGTTGGATCCAGAGGCCTAGTGAACAACAACATAGGTTCATCATGATCCTGCATCAGCATAAATTATTCTGAGTTTTATGGGAATATCTATTACTTTTCCACCACCAAATCTGGCATTCTCAAGGGACTACAAGGACTTTGAGCTAGACCATCATAATTTAATTAAGAATGAGACTTAGACAACATATTTGGGTAAGCCCACAAGTTAATCAAAATATATCGCAAAAGAAAGGATACCTGCATCTGCAGCCATCTGTTTGATACATGTCTTATCTTTAACTCCGGCTTTATTTGGGCACTGGGGACCATTAAATGCTTGGAGTCCACTTTTTTACAATGGAAATAGGCAGGACCAGCATGTGGGTTGTCATTCTCTGTATCATCTGAATAACTATAATCATCTCCACTTGATGCAAACTTGCATGAACCTTGTTGCAAGACTGACAACATTATTCGTTCTTCAATAAGCTTTGCCTCATGCTAAAAATAGCCTCATGTTATTGGACATTCAATTTTATAGAACATCGGAAGTAAAGAAGTAGCCAATATAGTAATAAATCACaaataatcttttcttttttttcattttgatgATTCCCATTTCCCCTTGCAATTGCTCAATTTCAATCGTTCCTAGCCTACCGTATCATTTCAACTGTAATGCTAGGATTAATGTCTCAAGTTTCTCATACAAAGATTTCAGGCTGACTTCATTCTGAAGTCATGAGTTTGCCATCCAAAAAACATTGGAATAAGTTGTGCAATCAACCAATTAAGGGTACAGACGTACAGTAGCAAGAAATCAGGCAGCACAAACGCATGTACCTTGTATTTCAGCTGGAGACGTTGAAGGTTGATTTCGCACTCAATGAGATCATGCTTCTTCTCTTCCCTCTGCATGTACATGTATGCTCAAAATCACAATTTAATGTAACTAAAAACAAATTAATGAATCAGCAAAGACACTGAACTTGCAAACAGATACCTGAATCAGAGCTCCCACTACTCTCTTAGCATGGTTCAAGCTACGTCTAACCTGAAGAAATAAATTTGAAAGGGCAATAACATTAAAAAATAGACTGAACCACCTTTTCTTGCCTTATTAGTAAATAGTCAACAGCAGTGCCACAGATGAGTTAGCTACACGGTATTGGACAGTGATTTTTCACCTATAACCTATATAGGGGACTCCATCTGTCCCCTCCAAACCCATGTTCAACACTCAGCTGGAGACCAGCACTCCAAGAAACACCTTACGTTCctattgatcacataaaaatttataaaaattcccaTATTGAACACTTGCGTCCACACTCATATTTGAATCTGAATAACATAGCTTACAACTACTACTAGATTTAATCCTTTTATGCTGTCACTGTTGAAAATTTGAAAAGGGGTTCAATCATTAAAAGCAATGTTATTAAACCCAGACAAACAAGATCAGCCAGTCTGACTAGAAAAACCTGGGCCCAGTCCATATTCGTTCTGCTTGGTTAATTGGATTAGACAAGCAATCAAACCAGTCAAAAACTAGTTCAGTCCACTAGTTTGATCAAACGCAGCCCAATTTGTTAGTAGCCCCAAAACCTTAATTTTTAAACCCAACATGACATTCTCTGTTATTCCCTCAACCTCTTTTGCACAGTCGTTTATGCTGAGTAGTGAGGATCGTACTAGCGATTCCTCTATCAAGTTGTCTTCACCAGTATCAATACTTGAATTTTTATATCTAATTGTTAGTCATGATCTTTTTTATATAGATATAGTTACATTTTTAGTGTTTCTGtcaatatttattttattctagaaATAAGATATTTTATATTAGTTAGGTTGACAATTGATTTCTTGTTCGATATTCAATTAAACCAATTAAGCCACTTGGTCTAGTGAACCAGCCACCTAAAACTTGTCCAATGCAATTAGGCCAATGGACCACAGTGAACCAGTGACCAAAACTTTTCCGATTCAATTTTAGGTCTGGTTCTGATAACTATGAGTATATGGGCCTAATTAATAACTATTATTAATCTATAGTGCACAAGCCACAAATAAAATGCTAGGCTTTTGAATTTTGCAAAGATATCTTGCAGGTGATAAAATTGGTTACCATGGATGAATAGATCCAATGTATGATCACTACAATCATAGAGAACAAAAAGTACAATGATTAgtggtaaaaaaaataaaacataataaaGGAAAACTTTTCAATTGCTGTCTTTTCTCAACCTCAGCGAACCATTAAAATTGATGAAGTTTGACAGATGTCTAATTCATCCCTAACAAATTGATTTGACCATCATGTCATAGTAGCTTTCCTTCATATCTATCTACTAAATTTGGTGCTATTCCAGTGTGTTTATATTAATGTTACCAATACATACATTATACATATATCAATTAACATGTCTTGGTGTATTACCCAAATTATCATGTTTCAATAGTTACATTGCATATCCTAGTTAGTAAAATTTTGTGGTGTAAACAAACTTTTACTGTCATCTCCCTTATGTATGTATacatataaaagaacaatatgcTTAGTAAATTGAAGAAAGCCCTTGCTGAATTTAACTTAGCTAAACACAACATAGTTCACTCATGATTATGCTGCTCGTTTATTACATGGACTCTTGACTTAAGTCCTTAGGGATCTCATATCATTGGTAGATTAGGTACGAATTTAAAATGGTAATTGTTATTCACATTCCCTAGCATGGTACACTAtacctatatttttatttaatttaatcttaTGTATAATATGAAATTTTTACTAATTTGAGATCTTAAAGTGTATTGTGGTTGGCGTGTGTAATGAGTTAGATTTGGGTTAATCTAGGTTAGGTGGATTTTGAGCTCAAGCCAGGTTTAAATTGAAACTAATGTGTTCAAATTAAGGTCGAACTAGTTAGAGCTTGGTAAATTGGTCAAGTTAAGCAAGTCAACTAGTATAGGTTGGTCACAAGAGTAATTTCATTTAATTAGTCATCGTGGATAGACCCAATGCTAGTGGTGATCTAGTGATTGATTCCAGTATAGATGGATGATGAAGTTGGGATGCCAATGTGGTGGGGGCAGGACAGGATGGGTTGTGGGAGGGAATTATTTTTCCTCATCCTAACTTTGCTTCTCATGCGGATTGGCTTGGGATGAggcaacaaatataaaataaacatataTGGTTATTATCATAATTTATGTGTGGCATGCAAGAGTAAGTCCCAAGAGCAAGTGCTTTCATCCTTTGCATGAATATGTCAATCAAAGGGTTGAAGGTAAAGTGATGTAGCATGAGAGTGAACTGCCTATGCTTCTAGCCAACTCAAGAAGTAATGAGTAGAATACTCTATTCGTAATCTAGGGTTTGCGATCATTGACCTTGCTATAAAAGATCTACGGTCAATATCTCAAATTCACCTTGAAGTTCACTGACCAGAAAAGGTTAAAGTCTATCATCACTTAGAAAAGTTAATAATGAATTAGAGAAGGGAATTGAGCTCTCGGAGGACTACAACTGCCCATTAGCTACCATTTGGAAAATATCATTGTAGACTGAGTAGGATATCAAGATGAATGGTAGCACACATCAAAGTAGTAGTCACTAAGTCAGCTCATTAGTTTTCGAACTGGATTTAGTTGAGGTTGAGCAAACTCTATTCAACATGTTGACTTTATTTATGGCTTAGTCTCAACGAGAGGATGCTAGATAGAGAACAACTACTTCTAGATAATTGCTAAAGGGTATGCCAAGGTTCAAAACTAGAATCTCTCATAATGTTTACGATATTTTAAGGTTCAAAGCCAAGTTGGGTATTCAGGAGTTTCACCTTGTTAAGGATGGACTTATGATGTAAGCATCTCGTTCACATTTAATAGTGTGCACTTAAACAGTAGATGCAAACAATCTCAATGGATCATGTTGAGGCATAACATGAGGGAGATTGCTAATTTTATAGAGTGATGCCTAATGTGTCAGCATAACATGATGCACTTTACTAATAAAAAAAAGGATACAATCGCCCTTGAGGCTTTGGTGCGATAGTAAGAGGTGGGACAGGCTCCAAGGCAACAAGTGTTCGAATCTCACCCGGAACACATTACACCTGGGGGGTTTGAAAAACTTACAATGCTGGGTTGTTCGCCAAGACTCTCATCAGTGCTTCCCGATTTACAATGGTGGCCAGTGGTAAACTTCCGTGGGGCTAACCTCCAAGATTAGTCAGATCGTAAGAGATGGATGAATTACCCAGAAAAAGGGTATAATTCAACTTGAGTTGTGGTCGATCGCCAGACCAAGCTGACTCATCTTTTCTCATCAGCaaaattgatccactgatcaacTAGTAAAGACTTTCTATTGAGAGGTCATCAAACCCTACAATATTTCCCTTATCATTTTCACATGCAGTTCATCCATTTCATTTTTTGAATAGTTGGCTATAGGTTTTGGTACAAATCCTAGATTCAGTATTGCCTTCAACCCATAGAAATCAGTCAACTAGAAGACATTATTCAGACGATTGAGAACCTATTCTTGTGGATTTTGGTGGTGGTGGAAGAAGTTGTTGTATTTAGTGGAGTttgtatataataataatttatcacTCACCAATTCAGATGACACTATTGGAGACATAATAGAGGATAGCTTGCTGACCTCTTATGCTTTGGGATGAAATTAATGGAAATGTTAGGTCCTCAATCAGTTCAAACTACCCAGAGTTAGTGCAGATGCTTGGATAGAGATTATTAGTTGCCCAAAGTTGCCAGAAGAATTTTACAGATCAAAGAAACCATGCATTAGAATTCAAGCGATTAGGGAAATTCAATCTCAGAAAAGTTGACTCttagatttatttgttgaaaGAGTTTCTTGAGACGGTTTATCTAGTGGCCTGCTGGCCTGCATTTCCACATTCTGTAAATGAATTCATAATGTCTTCCATGAATTTATGTTGCAGAAGTATATACAAAATCTGACTCATATCTAGGAGGGATTACTAGTGTTGCTTCACTCACGTGCATTTTTAAGGAACCTCAAATATGCATTATGGATTGCAAAGAGCATGGCTTACAAAACAAAAATGTGTGGCTTAAGGTTGGGTGAAATGAGTATTCAAATCAAAAGGCTATTTAGGAGCATTAGGATGGCATGCAAGACTGGATAGATATCACTAGTCATGCCTTAATTGTAGAAAATGATTGAAAGGTACACTTTAGATGAGCTAACAGATTTACTTGATGCAGTTTTTCAAAGGATTGGACATTATTTTCCCTCCTCTGCATCTGAGAAAGAAAGAATTCATTAGTTCAAGAAAATAATAGCCAATTTAAATGATGTGTCAATCCTCTTGACACGTTTGAAAGTAAACATCCACTAAAGTATGCACCTTGGTATCAGACTTACTCTTCTTGGGTGAAGACGATGTGCCTTTTCCCTGGGTCTGAACACATTGTACGGATTTGTATCATTAATTGGGGGAGGAGGCTACACAAGCATCAACAGGTCCAGTTTAGGATGTGAAATCCATAGGGTTCTAGATATACTAAGAAACAATAATATAAAAAGGAATCATTTGACAAGTTTAGCTGTGTCAAAGATCTAAAAGCAGACCAAGGAAGCCAATCACCAAAGAGACCAAACTACTATCCACAAATTTGCTAATGAAATGAAAAATCAGGAAACAAAATGGAGGTTTATCTCAAAAACATTAGAATATAAAAGTAATAAGTTCAAGACAATCTAGAATGTTGAGAAAGCAAACTTAGCATTGTACCCTAGAATGAGAAAGCAATGAGTTCCAAATAAGCTAAAACAATGAGAACGTTAATTAGCATACTACCCTAGAAACAGTGAAAGCATTTATCCTCATGAATAAGTTCACAAGAAGAATAATTAATGGTGTCAATGGCAGCGGGCCATGGCCAGTAGGTGGCCTAGGCCCGCCGGGATCAATTGGACTttttagatatttaaatttttaattaatattttaaaaagcaGAGTAAAgttgcatacaatggatccttctccgGAACCCCTGTGATATGGTAGGCATGGCAAAAACCATCCAAAGATGAGTCGTGCCAAGCACGACCAATTTCATACAAGGCCGAGCTAGACTAGGCCATGGGAAACCCAACCCAGTTGGCACATTGGACACCTCTAAGAATAATAGATAAAATTACATCAAAACGTCCACCTTGGAATTGATGTGGGTACAATTACTCAACCAATAGGATGATGACACATTTCCTAGGTGAGTAATTAGATTGATAAACAAGGATTACGTATGTCAAAGAAACTAATATACTTGCTCCCACAAGGAAGCCACTCATCCTACTTTCAATGGACTtataaaaagagaccaagttcaAGATTGCGAGAATTCATAGATTAGCTACTACAGTAGTTTCAAAAGAGGAGACTCTGGAACGAATTGCTCTTCACAAATCAGCAATCCTGCTCAGCTCCACTTTTCTCCACTTCAGTCTTCTTCACCAAATTTAGTCCACAGTGAGACCCCGATTCGTCCAAATCACTCCCTCTTTATTTAActagaaatatttttctaaataacagtTGAGAtgatttactaaaaattaaacagaaagttttttagaaaataagaaagaaaataaattatttcatgaATCAGAATAAAAATAACTTAGTTCCATAGATCTATTGTAGTTTGATCAGGAATATTGTAATAAACCAGTAATTATCCTTCTAATAACTCAAAATTAGATGAGCACGATAGCAATCTTGCATTCGCATTACTAGAAAATTAGGTGATGCCACATTCCAATACAGGAAGACAACGCAGGTAGAGCTGGAAATTTAAATACATAAATATGCACAATCCTATAGGTGATACAAGCAGTGATGTACTGATGTGTTTCTTTCATCATTGTGCCTAGCAGTTGTTTCGAACAGTACTGACCTTAATGTAATGATATGTTTCATTGGAAAACGTGGGATGTCAACTTGTTGTCTAATTGTTGTACTTTAtacaaagaataaagaaaagaagcTCTTATCTTGTATTACGAGTGTTCATTTATTTTCATGAATAATTTGATTTTTATAAACAAGAAAATGTATTGAGTACAAGAAATTGGTATTGAAACAGCAAAGAGAGGTGATTGCTTTTATTTTGACTAGCAATGTCCTTAAAGGTAGCAAGTCACTGGATCCATGCAGTCCTATTATACATAACAGGAACATAAAACATCTGCTAGTTGTTGTGGAGTAATAGATATTTCCATCTTCGAACAAGTGAACCATCAAAAATTGTACACGAGTTCACTCCAAAATGAAAGTGAGTTTTTCTATACTTCAATTAGAAGCATTTCTTTGAATACAATGCCAACTAATTCTTAGACATATATTGTTTTGAGATTAACCTAAATTGTGTTATTTTGGACATCAGCATGCAAAATTCATCAAAAGAGAAAGATATTCCACCAATCTAACAAGAAGTGCTAACCTGCAACCTGCGTAGAATAGGTTTTTGCCACCTTTCTCGCTGTtaaaataaatatagaaaatCATAAGAATTAAGGTTTATGTTTCTGGAATTAGAGACAAGGAGTGATATTCCAAATGCACATGAAACACAGTTAATGAATTCATACATTGTGGGAGACTATAATTAGACAAGAATTAACAGAAAATACATTAAATTGCTGattagtgtatatatatatatatatatatatgttgctgATGCAGTGAGaagtataccttttctttccaATAATTATATAGTAATTGCAAAACTGCAGGCTGCACAGATGGAGAATTAAAAGCCTGCAATGACCACACTATTTAGTAACCATTAAGCTTTTCATGATGTTTAAAGGAAAATAATATACATTTTATTCAGATGGGAGATTCAGCGCATTTATAGTGATGAGATAAAGAACATTACAGATTGAGGCTAGcagaaaataccaaaaaaaaagtTTACTTCCATATGGTAATCCAGAAAATCTTGTAGTTAGaaaataactttttttaaaacataaattgaTTAAGAATGGGATACACCAAATTTGTGTTAATATTCATTGCAATAAGGTTTTCTATGTTCCGCATTGGTAAATGGCTGATAATATCAAAAGAACAAGGTAGATAGTTCATCAAGATATGTGTTTTGATCAGCTTATGAATCCAATAACTTGGAAAATGTATTTTTAACCATGTAACCTCTAGTAGACTTAAATGTTTACCACT is drawn from Zingiber officinale cultivar Zhangliang chromosome 1B, Zo_v1.1, whole genome shotgun sequence and contains these coding sequences:
- the LOC122056638 gene encoding uncharacterized protein LOC122056638 isoform X1; translation: MSRLSIRPRPLDIHKKLPVIKSAKEFEDDEALTIAPSTRNSPLHRAANENDSETIPTPGKKISQEIPTPQFNIVDTYEIDYSRTFAQTASYIRGRGARAEICESVEYDLDNEDEDWLEEINRERKILSSEKVETLLFKLEILDHKARERAGIITPTFSSPVPVYLQLDAAAEAFNSPSVQPAVLQLLYNYWKEKRERWQKPILRRLQPPPPINDTNPYNVFRPREKAHRLHPRRMQRRENNVQSFEKLHQVRRSLNHAKRVVGALIQREEKKHDLIECEINLQRLQLKYKHEAKLIEERIMLSVLQQGSCKFASSGDDYSYSDDTENDNPHAGPAYFHCKKVDSKHLMVPSAQIKPELKIRHVSNRWLQMQDHDEPMLLFTRPLDPTRLAAVGIKLPPCPPSEDGLIVPAFRFHSRVGRGGRVIFDRCNPILRTPLPKSY
- the LOC122056638 gene encoding uncharacterized protein LOC122056638 isoform X2; this translates as MSRLSIRPRPLDIHKKLPVIKSAKEFEDDEALTIAPSTRNSPLHRAANENDSETIPTPGKKISQEIPTPQFNIVDTYEIDYSRTFAQTASYIRGRGARAEICESVEYDLDNEDEDWLEEINRERKILSSEKVETLLFKLEILDHKARERAGIITPTFSSPVPVYLQLDAAAEAFNSPSVQPAVLQLLYNYWKEKRERWQKPILRRLQPPPPINDTNPYNVFRPREKAHRLHPRRMQRRENNVQSFEKLHQVRRSLNHAKRVVGALIQREEKKHDLIECEINLQRLQLKYKHEAKLIEERIMLSVLQQGSCKFASSGDDYSYSDDTENDNPHAGPAYFHCKKVDSKHLMVPSAQIKPELKIRHVSNRWLQMQASGSNQACSCRHKASALSSFRGWLDCTSFSLPQQGWTWRTGYF